In a single window of the Streptomyces sp. NBC_00353 genome:
- a CDS encoding GNAT family N-acetyltransferase → MPELRTEVQVRPGVANDVAALTDIYNHYVRETALTFDTVPFTPEQRMPWLLSHPEDGPHRLLVARDVRIVGPSSVLGYATSSAFRPKAAYTTSVEVSVYCTPQAAGQGIGTLLYESLFEALADEDLHRAYAGIALPNDASVRLHERFGFRHVGTYAEVGRKFGRYWDVAWYEKPLGQET, encoded by the coding sequence ATGCCGGAACTCCGCACAGAGGTGCAGGTCAGGCCGGGCGTCGCGAACGATGTGGCAGCCCTCACCGACATCTACAACCACTACGTCCGTGAGACTGCGCTCACGTTCGACACCGTCCCCTTCACACCCGAACAGCGGATGCCGTGGCTGCTCTCTCACCCTGAAGACGGCCCGCACCGTCTTCTGGTTGCTCGGGATGTCCGCATTGTCGGCCCTTCATCGGTCCTGGGCTACGCGACCAGCAGCGCGTTCCGCCCCAAAGCGGCGTACACCACGTCGGTGGAGGTGAGCGTGTACTGCACGCCACAGGCCGCCGGCCAGGGCATCGGCACGCTCCTGTACGAGTCGCTCTTCGAGGCCCTCGCGGACGAGGATCTGCATCGCGCGTACGCGGGCATCGCCCTGCCCAACGACGCCTCGGTCCGGCTGCACGAACGTTTCGGCTTCCGCCATGTCGGTACGTACGCCGAGGTGGGCCGGAAGTTCGGCAGGTACTGGGACGTGGCCTGGTACGAGAAGCCCCTGGGCCAGGAGACCTAG
- a CDS encoding sigma-70 family RNA polymerase sigma factor, with protein sequence MATRAVARRSSTSGGSSRASSVRAVGGEIADRDLVGMYLDEIARTPLLDAAKEVELSQAVEAGVFARQVLDGVVESEAGGATREELEALVAEGERAKDIFIRSNLRLVVAVARRYPRAGLPLLDLIQEGNAGLVRAVEKFDYAKGFKFSTYATWWIRQAITRSIADQSRTIRLPVHLVEELGRIRRVQREFNREHGREPEHAEIAAELDSTATRVGDVLDWARDPVSLNMSVDDEGETQFGDLLEDTSAVSPEQSVMTLLRSEELEELIGKLDNRTASIIRMRYGIEDGRERTLTEVGKQHGLTRERIRQIEKHALLELKRMAHDTGFDAAA encoded by the coding sequence ATGGCAACCCGTGCCGTCGCCCGTCGTTCGTCCACCAGTGGTGGGAGCAGCCGGGCAAGCAGTGTTCGCGCCGTGGGCGGGGAAATCGCCGATCGCGACCTGGTCGGCATGTACCTGGACGAGATCGCGCGTACACCGCTGCTCGACGCCGCGAAGGAGGTCGAGCTGTCGCAAGCCGTCGAGGCGGGCGTATTCGCCCGGCAGGTCCTCGACGGCGTGGTGGAGAGCGAAGCCGGTGGAGCGACGCGTGAGGAGCTGGAGGCGCTGGTCGCCGAGGGCGAGCGCGCCAAGGACATATTCATCCGTTCCAACCTTCGACTCGTGGTTGCTGTCGCCCGCCGATATCCGCGGGCCGGGCTGCCCCTGCTCGACCTGATCCAGGAGGGGAACGCGGGCCTGGTGCGCGCGGTCGAGAAGTTCGACTACGCCAAGGGCTTCAAGTTCTCCACCTATGCGACGTGGTGGATCCGTCAGGCCATCACCCGCTCCATAGCCGACCAGTCCCGTACGATCCGGCTCCCCGTCCACCTGGTGGAGGAGCTCGGCCGGATCCGCCGTGTCCAGCGCGAGTTCAACCGTGAGCACGGGCGCGAGCCCGAGCACGCGGAGATAGCCGCCGAGCTGGACTCCACGGCCACGCGCGTCGGCGACGTGCTGGACTGGGCCCGTGACCCGGTCAGCCTCAACATGTCCGTGGACGACGAGGGCGAGACCCAGTTCGGCGATCTGCTGGAGGACACCTCCGCGGTGTCGCCCGAGCAGTCCGTGATGACGCTGCTGCGCAGCGAGGAGCTGGAGGAGCTGATCGGCAAGCTCGACAACCGCACCGCGTCGATCATCCGTATGCGGTACGGCATCGAGGACGGCCGTGAGCGGACTCTCACCGAGGTCGGCAAGCAGCACGGTCTGACGCGCGAGCGGATCCGGCAGATCGAGAAGCACGCACTGCTCGAACTGAAGCGAATGGCCCACGACACGGGTTTTGACGCTGCGGCGTGA
- a CDS encoding helix-turn-helix transcriptional regulator: MTDTPARLLNLLSLLQTPREWPGSELAERLDVSPRTIRRDIDRLRDLGYPVEASRGSVGGYRLVAGAAMPPLLLDDEEAVAIAVGLRAGAGHAIEGVDEASVRALAKLEQVLPSRLRHRVSTLQNATMPLTRGDGSTIDPHTLTVMASAVTGRERLRFAYRAGDGAETRREAEPYRLVSTGWRWYLVAYDLGREAWRTFRVDRVSEPFATGARFTPRELPTGDAAAFLTDSIRRRQPELAVEVSFAAPAEFVSARLPPAFGPLEPTGEYSCRLRAVMADSLEWVALRLALVDCEFTAHQPAQLVEFLSDLGARLTRAAALSSP, from the coding sequence ATGACCGATACCCCGGCACGACTGCTGAATCTGCTGTCGCTCCTCCAGACGCCGCGCGAGTGGCCGGGCAGCGAGCTCGCCGAGCGGCTCGACGTCAGCCCGCGCACCATCCGCCGCGACATCGACCGGCTCCGCGACCTCGGCTACCCGGTCGAGGCGTCGCGAGGCTCGGTCGGCGGCTACCGGCTGGTCGCGGGCGCTGCCATGCCGCCGCTGCTCCTGGACGACGAGGAGGCGGTGGCGATCGCGGTGGGACTGCGGGCAGGGGCGGGGCATGCCATCGAGGGGGTCGACGAGGCATCCGTACGAGCCCTGGCCAAGCTGGAGCAGGTGCTGCCGTCCCGGCTGCGGCACCGGGTGTCGACCCTGCAGAACGCCACCATGCCGCTGACCCGCGGTGACGGTTCGACCATCGATCCGCACACACTGACGGTGATGGCGTCGGCGGTCACCGGCCGGGAGCGGCTGCGGTTCGCGTACCGGGCGGGGGACGGCGCCGAGACCAGACGGGAGGCGGAGCCCTACCGGCTGGTGAGCACCGGGTGGCGGTGGTATCTCGTCGCGTACGACCTGGGGCGCGAGGCATGGCGTACGTTCCGCGTCGACCGGGTGAGCGAGCCGTTCGCCACAGGAGCCCGCTTCACACCGCGCGAGCTGCCCACGGGGGACGCCGCGGCCTTCCTCACCGACTCCATCCGGCGCCGGCAGCCGGAGCTTGCGGTCGAGGTGAGCTTCGCGGCCCCGGCGGAATTCGTGTCCGCGCGGCTGCCCCCGGCGTTCGGTCCGCTGGAGCCGACCGGCGAGTACAGCTGCCGGCTCCGTGCGGTCATGGCGGACTCGCTGGAGTGGGTGGCACTCCGACTGGCACTGGTCGACTGCGAGTTCACCGCACACCAGCCAGCGCAGCTGGTGGAGTTCCTGAGCGATCTGGGCGCCCGGCTGACGCGTGCGGCAGCACTCTCCTCACCGTGA
- a CDS encoding MFS transporter produces MTSSASLPSTAADPTVSSDPSDRRRWFALAIVMTAAFMDLVDVTIVNIAIPSIKRDTGASFSSIQWITAGYALAFAAGLITGGRLGDIYGRKRLFLIGIGGFTLASALCGFAANPEMLVASRILQGGTAALMVPQVLSIVHATFPAHERGKVFGLFGAIVGLGAVSGPLLGALLTEWNIAGLEWRPIFLINLPVGIAGLLLGRKFITESKAPKALRLDLVGVALVTLGLLMLLYPLTRGRELGWPLWGYMSMIGSVLVFAALVLFERAKARKDGSPLVELSLFRVKSFAAGIAVQLTFGIGLGIFFLVWTLYMQMGLGWSELRAGTTGIPFSIAVSFAAGISVQKLVPRFGRKVLQAGALLMVAGLLLYIWESDRYGMGIAPWQMALPLVVMGLGMGLIVAPLTDAVLSEVPKEHSGSASGLINTVQQMGNALGLGLVSVVFFGSISDRLAPQAMGPAFVEAFQHSLWWVAGVLALIFLVMFALPARPRQQVEGGEDEVVQDADATPGEVAKEAALTR; encoded by the coding sequence ATGACTTCTTCCGCATCGCTGCCGTCCACGGCGGCCGATCCCACGGTGTCCTCGGACCCGTCGGACCGGCGCCGGTGGTTCGCGCTCGCCATCGTGATGACCGCGGCCTTCATGGACCTGGTCGACGTCACGATCGTCAACATCGCCATACCGAGCATCAAGCGCGACACAGGTGCCTCGTTCAGCTCGATCCAGTGGATCACCGCCGGATACGCCCTGGCCTTCGCGGCCGGTCTGATCACGGGCGGCCGGCTCGGCGACATCTACGGCCGCAAGCGGCTCTTCCTCATCGGCATCGGCGGCTTCACGCTGGCCTCCGCGCTCTGCGGCTTCGCCGCGAACCCGGAGATGCTGGTCGCCTCCCGCATCCTGCAGGGCGGCACCGCCGCGCTGATGGTCCCGCAGGTGCTGTCGATCGTGCACGCCACGTTCCCGGCGCACGAGCGCGGCAAGGTCTTCGGCCTCTTCGGTGCGATCGTCGGCCTCGGCGCGGTCTCGGGACCGCTGCTGGGCGCGCTGCTCACCGAGTGGAACATCGCCGGCCTGGAGTGGCGGCCGATCTTCCTGATCAACCTGCCGGTCGGCATCGCGGGACTGCTCCTGGGCCGGAAGTTCATCACGGAGTCCAAGGCCCCGAAGGCGCTCCGCCTCGACCTGGTCGGTGTCGCGCTGGTGACGCTGGGACTGCTGATGCTGCTCTACCCGCTGACCCGCGGGCGCGAGCTGGGCTGGCCGCTGTGGGGGTACATGTCGATGATCGGCAGTGTCCTGGTGTTCGCGGCCCTGGTGCTGTTCGAGCGGGCGAAGGCGCGCAAGGACGGTTCGCCGCTCGTCGAGCTCTCGCTGTTCCGGGTCAAGAGCTTCGCGGCGGGCATCGCCGTCCAGCTGACCTTCGGGATCGGCCTCGGCATCTTCTTCCTGGTCTGGACGCTGTACATGCAGATGGGACTCGGCTGGAGCGAGCTGCGGGCGGGCACGACCGGTATCCCGTTCTCGATCGCCGTCTCCTTCGCGGCCGGGATCTCCGTGCAGAAGCTGGTACCGCGGTTCGGCCGCAAGGTCCTGCAGGCGGGCGCGCTGCTGATGGTCGCCGGACTGCTGCTCTACATCTGGGAGTCCGACCGGTACGGCATGGGCATCGCCCCCTGGCAGATGGCTCTGCCGCTGGTCGTCATGGGGCTCGGTATGGGGCTGATCGTGGCCCCGCTGACGGACGCGGTGCTGTCCGAGGTGCCGAAGGAGCACTCCGGGTCGGCGTCCGGGCTGATCAACACCGTGCAGCAGATGGGCAACGCACTGGGGCTCGGACTCGTCTCGGTCGTCTTCTTCGGGTCGATCAGCGACCGGCTGGCGCCGCAGGCGATGGGCCCGGCGTTCGTCGAGGCGTTCCAGCACTCGCTGTGGTGGGTGGCCGGAGTGCTCGCGCTGATCTTCCTGGTGATGTTCGCGCTGCCGGCGCGACCGCGGCAGCAGGTGGAGGGCGGCGAGGACGAGGTCGTCCAGGACGCCGATGCCACGCCGGGCGAGGTGGCCAAGGAGGCCGCACTGACGCGCTGA
- a CDS encoding DUF6227 family protein, which translates to MSDPYETTEQHLERLLRRALNSFDLPDCTVERLGTALAHSSSLHSSHHSSVLHRETYRHTYLLADGSALTLWELVHGGAKDTTGARSRTRPGPQHHELYDDEADAHVAAARLAGSFSDMPAFGDDAPQADLEIHTVLMAAPPAPLPRMYAPDNSADHARRVLRRAENGDVPGEETARLLRAAFAHHITQIFGRQCRVDGRDAGFTLYEHAFLLLDGSETSLWEVEHTATPDGRHMCEVYGNEQAAREAMENRTHIC; encoded by the coding sequence TTGAGCGATCCGTACGAGACAACCGAGCAGCACCTCGAGCGACTCCTGCGACGCGCACTCAACTCTTTCGACCTGCCCGACTGCACGGTCGAGAGACTCGGCACGGCGCTGGCACACAGCAGCTCCCTGCACTCCTCGCATCACAGTTCCGTACTGCACCGCGAGACCTACCGGCATACCTATCTGCTGGCCGACGGCTCGGCCCTGACCCTGTGGGAGCTGGTCCACGGGGGCGCCAAGGACACGACGGGCGCCCGGTCGCGGACGCGGCCCGGCCCCCAGCACCACGAGCTGTACGACGACGAGGCCGACGCCCATGTGGCCGCCGCGCGGCTGGCCGGCAGCTTCTCCGACATGCCGGCGTTCGGCGACGACGCCCCGCAGGCGGACCTGGAGATTCACACGGTCCTGATGGCCGCGCCGCCGGCGCCGCTGCCCCGGATGTACGCGCCGGACAACTCCGCGGACCACGCCCGCCGCGTGCTGCGCCGCGCGGAGAACGGCGACGTGCCGGGCGAGGAGACCGCGCGTCTGCTGCGGGCCGCCTTCGCCCACCACATCACCCAGATCTTCGGCCGGCAGTGCCGGGTCGACGGGCGGGATGCCGGTTTCACCCTGTACGAGCACGCCTTCCTGCTTCTCGACGGCAGCGAGACGAGCCTGTGGGAGGTCGAGCACACGGCGACTCCGGACGGCCGCCACATGTGCGAGGTGTACGGGAACGAGCAGGCGGCGCGCGAGGCGATGGAGAACCGCACGCACATCTGCTGA
- a CDS encoding P1 family peptidase, translating into MAGQHTGQGRAQGAQPPTGLPAGGRDALTDVAGLRVGHARVSGDGALSGTTVVLAPEGGAVAAVDVRGGGPGTRETDALDPRNLVQRIDAVVLTGGSAYGLDAASGVMAWLEEQGRGVRVGPDPSQVVPVVPAACIFDLGRGGDWRARPDASTGRAAVEAAAGTESGAPVAEGGVGAGTGAVAGRLKGGVGTASVRLPSGITVGVLVVVNAAGAVVDPVTGVLYGEYGAAEPPVYPPAEVHRTAGRRLAEARDAEARPPLNTTLAVVATDADLTRAQAQKLAGTAHDGLARAVRPAHLLNDGDTVFALATGERPLPPADPIALNELLTAGADVLTRAVVKAVRAAEGVESRRPGAGAYPSYSDLYGTG; encoded by the coding sequence ATGGCCGGACAGCACACCGGGCAGGGCCGGGCACAGGGCGCGCAGCCGCCGACCGGCCTCCCCGCGGGCGGGAGGGACGCGCTGACGGATGTCGCCGGGCTGCGGGTCGGTCATGCGCGGGTGTCCGGCGACGGCGCGCTGAGCGGCACCACCGTCGTCCTCGCCCCCGAGGGCGGCGCCGTCGCCGCCGTCGACGTACGGGGCGGCGGCCCGGGCACCCGGGAGACGGACGCTCTCGACCCCCGCAACCTGGTGCAGCGCATCGACGCCGTCGTCCTGACGGGCGGCAGCGCGTACGGACTGGACGCGGCGTCCGGCGTGATGGCCTGGCTGGAGGAGCAGGGGCGGGGCGTGCGGGTCGGTCCCGATCCGTCGCAGGTGGTGCCGGTGGTCCCGGCCGCGTGCATCTTCGACCTGGGGCGGGGCGGCGACTGGCGGGCCCGCCCGGACGCCTCGACCGGCCGCGCCGCGGTGGAGGCCGCGGCCGGCACGGAGTCGGGTGCCCCGGTCGCGGAGGGCGGGGTCGGCGCCGGCACGGGAGCGGTCGCCGGCCGGCTCAAGGGCGGTGTGGGCACGGCGAGCGTGCGACTGCCGTCGGGGATCACGGTCGGCGTGCTGGTCGTGGTGAACGCGGCAGGTGCGGTGGTCGATCCGGTGACCGGGGTGCTCTACGGGGAGTACGGAGCCGCCGAACCGCCCGTGTACCCCCCGGCGGAGGTCCACAGGACCGCCGGGCGCCGGCTGGCCGAAGCGCGGGACGCCGAAGCCCGCCCCCCGCTCAACACCACGCTCGCCGTCGTCGCCACGGACGCGGATCTCACCCGGGCGCAGGCGCAGAAGCTCGCGGGCACGGCGCACGACGGACTGGCGCGCGCCGTGCGTCCCGCACACCTGCTGAACGACGGGGACACGGTCTTCGCGCTCGCCACCGGTGAGCGGCCCCTGCCCCCGGCCGACCCGATCGCGCTGAACGAACTCCTGACGGCGGGCGCGGACGTGCTGACGCGTGCCGTCGTGAAGGCTGTACGGGCGGCCGAGGGCGTCGAATCCCGCCGCCCCGGCGCGGGCGCGTACCCCTCGTACAGTGATCTCTACGGCACCGGCTGA
- a CDS encoding low temperature requirement protein A: MSRMTARSRTEKHRTSTPLELFFDLCFVVAVAQAGGRLVHAVAEGHPGTGIAGYLAVFFGIWWAWVNFSWFASAYDTDDTLYRLVTFVQITGVLIFAAGVPRAFDDGDWTLGVIGYVVMRLALTSQWLRVAHCSEGAERRVAHRYAIGIVLCQLGWIGMLFVPADMNGARTAVYVVLALCELSVPAVAERERGTSWHPHHIGERYGLFTIIVLGETIAAATVAVQESVDNHDALGELLPVAAGGLLIVFAAWWIYFAVPIHHYLRGSRQSFIWGYGHYAIFGSAAAIGSGIEVAVEEATGKAHVSTAAASAAVTVPAAVFLLTVWLLHARHFKRDLAEQLPLPLATVAILACTFAGTYAVLAAGLVAAATVTAGVALSRRPAPGGPTSTTVPPTHA, encoded by the coding sequence ATGTCCCGGATGACCGCCCGCAGCCGCACCGAGAAGCACCGCACCTCGACCCCGCTGGAACTCTTCTTCGACCTGTGCTTCGTCGTTGCCGTCGCCCAGGCGGGCGGCCGTCTCGTGCACGCCGTCGCCGAGGGACATCCCGGCACCGGGATCGCCGGCTATCTGGCCGTGTTCTTCGGCATCTGGTGGGCCTGGGTGAACTTCTCCTGGTTCGCCTCCGCGTACGACACCGACGACACGCTGTACCGCCTGGTCACGTTCGTCCAGATCACCGGTGTGCTCATCTTCGCCGCCGGGGTGCCGCGCGCCTTCGACGACGGGGACTGGACGCTCGGCGTCATCGGCTATGTGGTGATGCGGCTCGCGCTCACCAGCCAGTGGCTGCGGGTGGCCCACTGTTCCGAGGGCGCGGAACGCAGGGTCGCCCACCGGTACGCCATCGGGATCGTCCTGTGCCAACTGGGCTGGATCGGCATGCTGTTCGTGCCCGCCGACATGAACGGCGCCCGTACCGCGGTCTACGTGGTGCTCGCCCTGTGCGAGCTGTCGGTTCCGGCCGTCGCCGAGCGCGAGCGCGGGACGAGCTGGCATCCGCATCACATCGGCGAACGGTACGGACTGTTCACCATCATCGTGCTCGGCGAGACGATCGCCGCGGCAACGGTCGCCGTCCAGGAGTCGGTCGACAACCACGACGCGCTCGGCGAACTGCTGCCGGTCGCCGCGGGCGGACTGCTGATCGTCTTCGCCGCCTGGTGGATCTACTTCGCCGTGCCGATCCACCACTATCTCCGTGGCAGCAGGCAGTCGTTCATCTGGGGATACGGCCACTACGCGATCTTCGGTTCCGCTGCCGCGATCGGCTCGGGCATCGAGGTCGCGGTGGAGGAGGCCACCGGAAAGGCCCATGTGTCGACGGCGGCCGCCTCGGCCGCCGTGACCGTCCCCGCGGCAGTCTTTCTGCTGACGGTGTGGCTGCTGCACGCCCGCCACTTCAAGCGCGACCTCGCGGAGCAACTGCCCCTCCCCCTGGCCACGGTGGCGATCCTGGCCTGTACGTTCGCCGGGACGTATGCGGTCTTGGCGGCCGGTCTGGTGGCGGCCGCGACCGTGACGGCCGGCGTGGCGCTGTCGCGGCGCCCGGCACCGGGCGGGCCAACTTCCACCACCGTCCCGCCGACCCACGCGTGA
- a CDS encoding MFS transporter gives MTEPPEAADEGATAAATAPNPAVDTPAPPAPGSARTSVLRSVTSRATAVGVIVSVLLILAIVFGSRLLENFDSALLPYAVATVFLAFGVAYRYTVWVSAPGARRLFKQGWRSFFSMANFRKGPTALPRMTATYLGFQKFLGARSHARWAAHQLIFWGCILASLITFPLTWGWFTFTSGTGSGPGYEMRIWGFKIIGFDSLNFLGWLMFHGLDIAAVLVIPGASYFLWRRMKDRGAITGQRFGYDLVPLIALIVISVTGLLLTFSSIFLHGGGYEFLGILHMVSVVFTLIYIPFGKFFHIVQRPAAVGMQLFKYTGRQDQEIFSCRRCEEPIDTGPYVENLRGTMRDLSLDFDEWAEYCPRCKRVLRGSAYLSHVKKGFK, from the coding sequence GTGACCGAGCCCCCAGAAGCCGCAGACGAAGGCGCAACCGCAGCCGCCACCGCGCCGAACCCGGCCGTGGACACGCCCGCACCGCCCGCTCCCGGCAGCGCCCGCACCTCGGTCCTCCGGTCCGTCACCTCCCGCGCGACCGCGGTCGGCGTCATCGTCTCCGTCCTGCTGATCCTCGCAATCGTGTTCGGCAGCCGGCTTCTGGAGAACTTCGACTCCGCCCTCCTCCCGTACGCGGTCGCCACGGTCTTCCTCGCCTTCGGTGTCGCCTACCGCTACACGGTCTGGGTCTCCGCGCCCGGGGCCCGGCGCCTGTTCAAGCAGGGCTGGCGGAGCTTCTTCTCCATGGCCAACTTCCGCAAGGGCCCTACCGCCCTGCCGAGGATGACCGCCACCTATCTGGGCTTCCAGAAGTTCCTCGGCGCCCGCTCGCACGCCCGTTGGGCCGCCCACCAGCTGATCTTCTGGGGCTGCATCCTCGCCTCCCTGATCACGTTCCCGCTGACCTGGGGCTGGTTCACCTTCACCTCCGGCACCGGCTCGGGCCCCGGCTACGAGATGCGCATCTGGGGCTTCAAGATCATCGGCTTCGACTCGCTGAACTTCCTCGGCTGGCTGATGTTCCACGGCCTGGACATCGCCGCCGTGCTCGTCATCCCCGGTGCCTCCTACTTCCTCTGGCGCCGTATGAAGGACCGCGGCGCCATCACCGGCCAGCGCTTCGGCTACGACCTCGTGCCGCTGATCGCCCTGATCGTCATCTCCGTGACCGGTCTGCTGCTCACCTTCTCGTCGATCTTCCTGCACGGCGGCGGATACGAATTCCTGGGGATCCTCCACATGGTGTCGGTGGTCTTCACCCTCATCTACATCCCGTTCGGGAAGTTCTTCCACATCGTCCAGCGCCCGGCCGCGGTCGGTATGCAGCTGTTCAAGTACACCGGCCGGCAGGACCAGGAGATCTTCAGCTGCCGTCGCTGCGAGGAACCCATCGACACCGGGCCGTACGTCGAGAACCTCCGCGGCACCATGCGCGATCTCAGCCTCGACTTCGACGAGTGGGCCGAATACTGCCCGCGCTGCAAAAGGGTGCTGCGCGGCAGCGCCTATCTCTCCCATGTGAAGAAGGGCTTCAAGTGA
- a CDS encoding molybdopterin oxidoreductase family protein produces MTADPRPVVPLDPSLAPPGTRAFRDAGGIPADRWRADQDGETLVPTHCCFCGVQCGMYLRVDRGGKVFGVEPRNHDINRMRLCPKGINAYQQVNHPDRLTAPLMRRSRDEVFREVSWDEALDFTVSEIKRIQQAHGNDAFGLLGGASLFSEKTYLVGKFARVALKSRHVDYNGRLCMVSAAGANKLAFGIDRAGNPFSDCLLTDCLLIAGSNVGECFPVMTQYVWGARDRGASLIVVDPRETAIARTADIHVALKPGTDSAFFTSVLNVVVEEGLTDEAYLAAHATGWEEVRAKAAEYPPSRAAEICGVPAEQIVQVARTFARAPKAMAWHARGIEHHSQGVENCLAVINLCAATGHIGKPGAGYGTITGQGNGQGGREHGQKADLLPGGRSIMNEEHRRQICEIWGIEESELPPAGTSMMEMVWQMQRREIRGLIGICNNPFVSLPNYRVVKEGYDATEFHAQFDFFLSETAANAHVVLPVTTWAEDEGVMANAEARVVKHNKAQDAPPGVRTDTWVMCELARRLGAGDKFAFADSRAVFDELRIASAGTVNDYYGITYERLEETGGIAWPCPSTDHPGTPRLFEDGRTYHPDGKIHLQVVEWHPPMDPYDDEHPMSLTTGRTVAHFLSGNQTRRLGALVEQTPRPWAEVHPSHGFRNGEPVRVITRRGSEVFPALVTEAIRPDTVFIPYHWPVPTAANALTIDALDPRSKIPEYKVCACRIEHAEKIDEVPAPPVAPGQVAYPEAQVSRTDPLPPTAPQGRGTSERS; encoded by the coding sequence GTGACCGCCGACCCCCGTCCGGTCGTCCCGCTCGACCCCTCTCTCGCACCGCCGGGCACCCGGGCCTTCCGGGACGCCGGCGGCATCCCGGCCGACCGGTGGCGCGCCGACCAGGACGGCGAGACGCTCGTCCCCACCCACTGCTGCTTCTGCGGCGTCCAGTGCGGGATGTATCTGCGCGTCGACCGCGGCGGCAAGGTCTTCGGCGTCGAACCCCGCAACCACGACATCAACCGGATGCGGCTCTGCCCCAAGGGCATCAATGCGTATCAGCAGGTCAACCACCCCGACCGGCTCACCGCCCCGCTGATGCGCCGCTCCCGCGACGAGGTGTTCCGCGAGGTCTCCTGGGACGAGGCGCTCGACTTCACGGTCTCCGAGATCAAACGCATCCAGCAGGCCCACGGCAACGACGCCTTCGGACTCCTCGGCGGTGCCAGCCTGTTCTCCGAGAAGACGTATCTCGTCGGCAAATTCGCCCGGGTGGCCCTCAAGTCCCGGCATGTCGACTACAACGGCCGGCTCTGCATGGTCAGTGCCGCGGGTGCCAACAAGCTCGCCTTCGGCATCGACCGGGCGGGCAACCCCTTCTCCGACTGCCTGCTCACCGACTGCCTGCTGATCGCGGGCTCCAACGTCGGCGAATGCTTCCCCGTGATGACCCAGTACGTGTGGGGAGCGCGGGACCGAGGTGCCAGCCTGATCGTCGTCGACCCGCGCGAGACCGCGATCGCCCGCACCGCCGACATCCATGTCGCCCTCAAGCCGGGCACCGACTCGGCCTTCTTCACCTCCGTCCTGAACGTGGTCGTCGAGGAGGGCCTCACCGACGAGGCGTACCTCGCCGCCCACGCCACCGGCTGGGAAGAGGTCAGGGCCAAGGCCGCCGAATATCCACCGTCCCGCGCCGCCGAGATCTGCGGCGTCCCCGCCGAACAGATCGTCCAGGTCGCGCGCACCTTCGCCCGCGCCCCCAAGGCCATGGCCTGGCACGCCCGCGGTATCGAACACCACTCGCAGGGCGTCGAGAACTGCCTCGCCGTGATCAACCTCTGCGCTGCCACCGGCCACATCGGCAAGCCCGGTGCCGGCTACGGCACCATCACCGGTCAGGGCAACGGGCAGGGCGGCCGCGAGCACGGCCAGAAGGCCGACCTCCTCCCCGGCGGCCGCTCGATCATGAACGAGGAGCACCGCCGGCAGATCTGCGAGATCTGGGGCATCGAGGAGTCCGAACTGCCGCCCGCCGGTACCTCGATGATGGAAATGGTCTGGCAGATGCAGCGCCGCGAGATCCGCGGCCTGATCGGCATCTGCAACAACCCCTTCGTCTCCCTGCCCAATTACCGGGTGGTCAAGGAGGGGTACGACGCCACCGAATTCCATGCCCAATTCGACTTCTTCCTTTCCGAGACCGCTGCCAACGCACATGTCGTCCTTCCCGTCACCACCTGGGCCGAGGACGAAGGGGTGATGGCCAACGCCGAGGCCCGCGTGGTCAAGCACAACAAGGCCCAGGACGCACCCCCCGGGGTACGGACCGACACCTGGGTGATGTGTGAACTCGCCCGGCGGCTCGGCGCGGGCGACAAATTCGCGTTCGCCGACTCACGCGCGGTCTTCGACGAGCTGCGGATCGCCTCCGCCGGAACCGTCAACGACTACTACGGCATCACCTACGAACGGCTGGAGGAGACCGGCGGCATCGCCTGGCCCTGCCCCTCCACCGATCACCCAGGCACCCCCCGGCTCTTCGAGGACGGCAGGACCTACCACCCCGACGGCAAGATCCATCTGCAGGTCGTCGAGTGGCACCCGCCGATGGACCCGTACGACGACGAGCACCCCATGTCGCTCACCACCGGCCGCACCGTCGCCCACTTCCTCTCCGGCAACCAGACCCGTCGGCTGGGCGCCCTCGTCGAACAGACCCCGCGCCCCTGGGCCGAGGTCCACCCCTCCCACGGCTTCCGCAACGGCGAACCGGTCCGCGTCATCACCCGGCGCGGCAGCGAGGTCTTTCCCGCCCTCGTCACCGAGGCGATCCGCCCCGACACCGTCTTCATCCCGTACCACTGGCCGGTCCCCACCGCCGCCAACGCCCTCACCATCGACGCCCTCGACCCCCGCTCCAAGATCCCCGAGTACAAGGTGTGCGCCTGCCGCATCGAGCACGCCGAAAAGATCGACGAGGTCCCCGCACCTCCCGTCGCACCCGGCCAGGTCGCCTACCCGGAGGCCCAGGTCTCCCGTACCGACCCGTTGCCGCCCACCGCCCCGCAGGGCCGTGGTACCTCGGAGAGGAGCTGA